A region from the Oceanidesulfovibrio marinus genome encodes:
- the sfsA gene encoding DNA/RNA nuclease SfsA — MSPPKRPVIPHPPGTFQARLVSREKRFTIHALDNAGRPFCAHTNNSGSMLGLIRDGMPALFSPAANPKRKLPYTLEAVQLDGMWVGVNTSTPNRMLAAIMRSADMRQELDLSGYETFAAEKRSGDSRFDGRLDGPNLPTCWLEAKNVTLVEEEVAYFPDAATERGRKHLAELAALAVAGMRAGILCLVQRSDGACFAPADFIDPQFADVFYQAMAAGVEVWPYVARVDETGVVLEHCLPVAPQERCEK, encoded by the coding sequence ATGTCTCCCCCAAAGCGTCCTGTAATTCCTCATCCACCGGGGACGTTCCAGGCGCGGCTCGTTTCGCGTGAAAAAAGGTTTACCATTCACGCCCTCGACAACGCAGGCCGGCCCTTCTGCGCGCACACCAACAACTCCGGCTCCATGCTCGGCCTCATCCGCGACGGCATGCCCGCCCTTTTTTCCCCTGCCGCCAACCCCAAGCGCAAGCTGCCCTACACCCTGGAGGCCGTGCAGCTGGACGGCATGTGGGTCGGCGTGAACACATCCACGCCCAACCGCATGCTCGCGGCCATCATGCGCTCGGCCGACATGCGGCAGGAGCTGGATCTCTCCGGCTACGAAACCTTTGCCGCCGAGAAACGGTCCGGGGACTCGCGCTTCGACGGCCGACTCGACGGCCCGAACCTGCCGACCTGCTGGCTGGAAGCCAAGAATGTGACGCTGGTGGAAGAAGAGGTGGCCTACTTTCCGGACGCGGCCACAGAGCGCGGCCGCAAGCACCTGGCCGAGCTCGCCGCCCTGGCCGTCGCCGGCATGCGCGCCGGCATTCTCTGCCTGGTGCAACGCAGCGACGGCGCCTGCTTCGCGCCGGCCGACTTTATCGACCCGCAGTTCGCCGACGTCTTCTACCAGGCCATGGCCGCCGGCGTGGAGGTCTGGCCATACGTCGCCCGCGTGGATGAAACCGGCGTGGTTCTGGAGCACTGCCTGCCCGTTGCTCCGCAGGAGCGGTGCGAAAAATGA
- a CDS encoding pyridoxal phosphate-dependent aminotransferase — MRIAKRLQEIKPSATLAVSSKAMELRAQGKEIISLSVGETDFPTPEHIRTAAKKAIDEGYARYTQVPGLPEVREAVAGYFNKTTGVSAEGKHTIVTNGGKQALFNLFQCLLDPGDEVLVPAPYWVSYPAMIQLAQGVTVAVPTTSENGFKAQVEDIKAAITDKTRAIIISSPSNPTGATYSREELDAIMELVLEKGLFVISDEIYDQLVYPPAEHASVAPWWEKAPEQVAVLNGLSKSFCMTGWRVGYCLTHEDMIKAMSKIQSQSTSNVNVIAQKAAIAALTGPLDELKTMRDVFMRRRDLLLERLNGWSGVTCPKPDGAFYVFPDVSALYDAKRPDSTTMCTSLLEEAGVATVPGAAFGEDRCIRISYALDDAVMSDALDRIAKALGLS; from the coding sequence ATGCGTATTGCAAAGCGTCTCCAGGAAATCAAGCCGTCAGCAACACTGGCCGTATCGTCCAAGGCCATGGAGCTCCGGGCCCAGGGTAAGGAAATCATCAGCCTCTCGGTGGGCGAAACCGACTTCCCCACGCCGGAGCACATCCGCACCGCCGCAAAAAAGGCGATCGATGAAGGCTACGCCCGGTATACCCAGGTCCCCGGGCTCCCGGAAGTGCGCGAGGCCGTGGCCGGCTACTTCAACAAAACCACCGGCGTCAGCGCCGAGGGCAAGCATACCATTGTCACCAACGGCGGCAAGCAGGCGCTCTTCAACCTCTTCCAGTGTCTGCTGGATCCGGGCGACGAGGTTCTGGTGCCTGCGCCGTACTGGGTGTCCTACCCGGCCATGATCCAGCTGGCCCAGGGCGTCACCGTTGCGGTGCCCACCACGTCGGAGAATGGGTTCAAGGCCCAGGTGGAGGATATCAAAGCCGCGATAACCGACAAGACCCGGGCAATCATCATCAGCTCGCCGTCCAACCCCACGGGAGCCACCTACTCCCGCGAGGAATTGGACGCGATCATGGAGCTCGTTCTGGAGAAGGGGCTCTTCGTTATCTCCGACGAGATCTACGACCAGTTGGTGTATCCCCCTGCAGAGCACGCCTCCGTGGCGCCGTGGTGGGAGAAGGCCCCGGAGCAGGTGGCCGTGCTGAACGGGCTGTCCAAGTCCTTCTGCATGACCGGCTGGCGCGTGGGCTACTGTCTGACGCACGAGGACATGATCAAGGCGATGAGCAAGATCCAGAGCCAGTCCACGTCGAACGTCAACGTTATCGCCCAGAAGGCGGCCATCGCCGCGCTCACCGGCCCGCTGGATGAGCTCAAGACCATGCGCGACGTGTTCATGCGGCGCAGGGACCTGCTGCTGGAGCGGTTGAACGGCTGGTCCGGCGTGACATGCCCCAAGCCGGACGGTGCGTTTTACGTGTTCCCGGACGTCTCGGCGCTGTACGACGCTAAACGGCCCGACTCCACCACCATGTGCACCTCGCTGCTGGAGGAGGCTGGCGTGGCCACGGTTCCCGGCGCGGCTTTCGGCGAGGACCGCTGCATCCGGATTTCCTACGCCTTGGACGACGCCGTGATGAGCGACGCGCTGGATCGCATCGCCAAAGCGCTTGGCCTGTCCTGA